The genomic segment CGATAGGGATGGAGGAGTTTGAGGAGGCGATTGAGCGGGTGGTAGCGGGTCCGGAGCGGCGCAGCCGGCTGATCTCGGAGGAGGAGAAGCGGATCATCGCCTACCACGAGGCCGGACACGCCCTGGTGATGAAGATGCTCCCTCACGCCGACAAGGTGCATAAGATCTCCATCGTCTCTCGTGGCATGGCGTTGGGGTACACCATGCCTTTGCCGGAGGAGGATCGCGTGCTGAACAGCCGGGATCGCTATCGCGACGAGCTGGCCGGGCTGCTCGGCGGCCGCGTGGCGGAGGAGATCGTCTTCGGGGAGGTGACCACGGGAGCGGCGAACGATCTGGAGCGGGTGACCAAGCTGGCGCGCCGGATGGTGACCGAGTTCGGCATGAGCGAGAAGTTGGGGCCGCTCCAGTTCGGGCAGAAGGAGGAGCTGGTCTTCCTGGGCCGGGAGATCTCGGAGCAGCGCAACTATTCGGAGGAGATCGCCCAGTTAATCGACTCTGAGGTGCGTCGGTTTGTCGAGGAGGCGCATGAGCGGGCGCGGGCGATCCTCCTGCGTTATCGGCAGAAGCTCGACGAGGTGGCGGAGAGGTTGATTCGCGACGAGACCATCGAGGCGGAAGAATTCGAAGCCATGTTCGCGTAGGCGTCTTCGCTTGCGAAAGAATCCGCCCAGTGGCATGCCATTGGGCGGATTTTGCCTATAGGGGATAGCTACATGGTGTTGGTATGAGAAGGAGATGGGAGCTGTGGTATCCACCCCGCTGGTGACCACTAAGATATTGTTGCCTCGCCTGCGTTCCGATTTGTTGCGTCGCCCTCGGCTGATCGATTTCCTTCACTCGCACGTGAACCGCAAACTGATCCTGATCTCCGCCTCCGCCGGATACGGCAAGACGTCCCTGCTCATCAGCTTTGCCCACGAGACGGAGCTGCCCGTCTGTTGGTACAGTCTGGATCCGTCGGACAATGACCCGCGCCTGTTCCTCGAGTATCTGGTCGCCAGCATCCGTCAGCGATTCCCGGATTTCGGCCAGCGTACGCTCGTGCTGCTCCGGGAGAGCGCGAGGAATGAACTGGAACCGGCCGTCAACATGCTCATCAACGAGATCCAGACGCGTATCCAGGGGGACGTGGTCATCATCCTGGATGACTATCAGGAAGTGGAGGAGAACGCACAGGTCAACGCGATCGTGGATCGGCTGCTTCGGCATCTGCCGGACACCTGTCACATCATCCTGTCAACTCGCACGCTGCCGCGTCGTCTCTCCCTCACCACGCTGACCGCCAGGCGACAGGCCGCCGGGCTGGGGGCGAACGATCTGCGTTTCACCCCTGCCGAGATCCAGGCGCTGGCCGAGCAGAACTATCAGCTCACGCTCACGGAGGAGCAGGCCGCGGCCTGGGCGGAACGCAGCGAGGGGTGGATCACGGGCATCCTCCTGACCACGCACGCCATGTGGCAGGGGCTGTTGCAGTCGTTGATGCGCATCCAGGGCTCCGGCAGTCAGGTCTTCGAGTATCTGGCCAATGAGGTCTTCCAGCAGCAGCCCGAGGAGATTCAGCACTTCCTGCTGGCGAGCTCCGTCTTTCGGGAGATGACGCCCGCCATGTGTGACGCCCTGCTGGAGATCAACAACAGCCTCGCCGTGCTCCAGACCCTGGAGCTGCGCAACCTGTTCATCAACCGGCTGGAGGGGCCCGAGGCCTGGTTCCGCTATCACCAGCTCTTTCGCGAGTTCCTGGAGCAGAAGCTGCGCACTGAGTTCCCCGATGAGTATCGCCGGCTGCATCGCCGGGCCGGCGAGCTGGCGCAGGATATGGGCCGGTGGGATGCCGCCGTCTATCATTACCATGAGGCGGAGCTGCCCGAGCGGATCGCGGCGCTCATCGAGCAGGTCGCGGCGGACGTGTACGACCGGGGACGATGGCGCACGCTGACCCGCTGGATGGACCTCCTGCCTCAGGAGATCCAGGATCGGCATCCCATGTTGAAATTCTGGCGTGCGAAGATCTACGTGGAGATGGCGGACCTGGATGAGGCGCTGCGACTGTTACACGAGGCTTGCGAGGGCTTCCGAGCGGTGGGTGATCTCAAGCGACTGGCTCGTGCGCTGGTAGAGCACGCCAGCGTGCTCCGTCTGATGGGAGATCATATGGGCGCCATCGCGGATTGCGAGGCGGTCCTGGAGATGGGCGAGCGGGCGGAGACATCCACCATAGCGCTGGCCCATCGCGTCATCGGCACGTGCTATGGGCTGCGCGGCGAGTTCACCGTGGGCGCTCGTGAGCTTGAGGAGGCGCTGCGTCTGTATCGCCAGATACGGGATCGGGACAACGAGGCGTATCTGTACCATGACCTGGGCACGATGTACGAGCTCATCGGGGACATCGACCGCTCGAGCGCGTATTTCCGGCAGGCGCTCCGGTACTGGGAGGCGACGGACAAGCCCTGGGCCCTGGCCAATACGCTGAACAGCATCGGGAACAGCCACTACTATCGCGGGGAGTACGAGGAGGCTCAGAAGGCCCTGGAGCGGGCGCTCGACAAGGCGCGAGAGGCAGGCTACACCCGTATCGAGGCGTATATCCTGGCCAGCTTGGGCGATCTGTACCGGGACACAGGGCGGCTGTCAGAAGCCGTTCGGGCCTATCGGGATGGTCTTGAGATCGCCCAGCAGGTGAACGAGGCCATGATCACGGTGTACATCATGGCCGCGCTGGGCAACGCCTATCGTCAGCAGAGGCAGTGGTCTCAGGCGCAGGGGATCTTGCAGCAGGCCCTTTTGCTGGCTGAACATCACGATTCCGGGTACGAGATCGGATTGTGCAAGCTCAGCCTGGGCATGTTGGTGTGCGATATGGGCGATCACACCAAGGCTCAACAGTACCTGGAGCAGGCCTACGCCCTGTTCGAAAGCGGCGGGGCTCAGCGAGAGCAGGCCCGAGCGGCGTTGCAGCTCGCCCATCTCGAGTTCGTCCGTCTCCATCGCCCGCAGGCGATCCAGTTCCTCCTGATCGCGTTGGACATCGCGGAAAACATCGGGTGCGATCAATTCATGCTCACGGATGGAACGCGGCTCCTCCCCCTCTACCGATATGCCCTGCGGCGCCGGGTGGGGGTCAGCCGGCTGCGCAAGATCTGCAATCGGATTCGGGAGATGCAGCGGGCGCAGGAGCCGGCCAGCGTCACAGTCCGGCCGATGCCCCAGACGGTCCGGATTCAGGCCTTCGCCCTGGGGCCGTCCCGCGTGATGAAGGATGGCCGTCTGCTCACGCGGGCGGACTGGGGCTCCACGGTCACGCGTGAGATGTTCTTCTACCTCCTGGAGCATCGTCAGCCCCTGCGCAAAGAGCAGATCATCGACATCTTCTGGGCGGAGGTGAACGAGGAGAAGGCGAACAGCAACTTCCACTCCACGGCCTACCGACTTCGCCGGGCGATCGCGCAGGACACGCTCCTCTACGAGAACGGGCTCTATCGCCTGAATCCGGATCTGGAGATCTGGTATGACGTGGATGCGTTCCAGGAGCTGATCGCCCAGGTCGCCCGGGAGGACCTGTCGATGGAGCAGCGGGAGGAGCTCCTGGAGAGGGCGATCGATCTCTATCAGGGCGATTTCCTGGCCGAGTTCTACTCCGATTGGTGTGTGCCGCAGCGTGAGGCGCTCAAGGGGTTGTATCTGGAGGCGGTGTTGCAGCTGGGAGGGATTCGGGTGCTTCAGGACGATCCCGAGGGGGCGATGGAGATGTTCGAGACGGCGTTGGGGGTGGATAGCTATCGCGAGGAGACCTACATGTTGCTCATGCAGATGTGCGCTCTAAAGGGGGACCTGGATGGCGTGAGGTATTGGTATCGGCGCTGTGAGGATGTGCTCATGCAGGAGCTGGGGATGCCCCCCTCGGAGGCGACCACACGGTTTTACCGTGAGTTGCTCGGGTAGGAGGTGGGCACTCCTCATGCCCTCGCTGGACAGGGCCGGAAACGCCGGAGGGGACGGATATCTGCCCCCTCCCAGAGCGCCCTGAGTCGGTGTGCTTTAGAGTGTGTCTGAGAAATGCTATTGCTTCTGCCGTGAGGAGGCCCGGAGGGGCGGAGCCCCTCCGGAAAAAGCCCTTCTTCTGCCTTCGACCTGCCTGGCCTCGGCCTGGGCCCTTCGGAAAGGGCCGAGAAAGGCAGGTGCAGTGCAGGTCGGAAAAGCAGGGTTTCCGTGGAGGGGATCTCCCCTCCACACCACCCCCTGTGGAGCTGGTTGTTGAGGGAGATCCCTCAGACACGCTCTTAGATATCAGGGCACGACCAGTACTGGACAGGGCGCGTTTCGCAGTACCTGCGTGCTCACGCTCCCGAGCAACATCTCCGCCATGTTGCCGGGGCCGCGTGTCCCCATAACGATCAGGTCCACCTCGTAGCGCTTGGCCGCCTCCAGGATGGCCGGGGCCGGTGCACCCTCGATGATCTCTCCCTCGGCTTCCACCCCGGCCTCTCTCAGGACCTGGGTCGAATCGTCCACGGCCGCTTGGGCAACTCGCTGGAATTGCTCCTCCAGCTCCTCGAAGCCGTCGATCCCCTGATATTGCTTGGGAACCTCGTACGCGTGGAGCACGTAGACCTTGGCCTGCTCCACCCGGGCCAGGTGCTCTACGTAGATCAGCGCACGCTCCGAGGCCCCCGAGGCATCCGTGGCGAACAGGATGTTCCGGATCATGCTGCACCTCCGGGGTCAGTACCGCAGGATGGCGCCGATGGGGCCTTCACGTTGGATGCGCTCGCGATCGGGGCCGCGGACCACCTCCAGGTGGCCGCCTTGATCGATCACCTGCTGCATGGCGACATCGATGATGTCCTCCTCGGCCACCAGCGGCCCCTCGCAGTACGGGCACGCGGAGGGGCGCTGATCGGTCAGGTCCGCGATCAGGCCGCCGCACTGCTCGCATCGCCACCCTTTGTGCTTGAACCCCTCCGGTACGACCAGGATGTGAACCCGGCCCTGCTGTACGGCCGTCATCGTGTCGGCCAACCCCAGTACGGCCTTCTGGCCCTTGAAGGTCCGGGTGATCACCGCCTCCACGCGCTCGGCCTCTATGGCTGCCTCCACCTGGCGTTCGATGGCGGCGACCTCCTCTCGGATCGTGTTGAAGTCCGCCGTAACGGGGATGTTCGCGCTGCCCCGCACCAGCTCCTGCAGCGCCTTGGGAAGCATCTCCTTCAGCTGATCCACGTTCTCCGCCGTGCCGCCCAGCACCAGATGCTGCCACCGCTCGTGTTCGTACAGGCGGGCGACGATCTCCGCCACGTTGCGGAAATGGTGCGCGTATTGCTCTCTCAGCCAGTTCAGATGCGCCAGCTGACCGGGGCCCTGGTCGCGGGTCTTGGGCGGCGTGACGTCATGCTGAGCGATGCCGTACTCCGCGACCTCCCCCAGGTAGTAGAGGAGGAATCGGGCCTTCTCTCGGTCCAGGAGCACGACGCCGTATCGCTCATACTCGTCCATGAGCATGAGCAGGGGGCGCAGGTAGACATGATCCCCCCACACCAGGCGATCTTCCAAAGGGGCGGGCAGATGATACACGCGCCACAGGTCCTGCTCGGGCGCGCAGAAGATCGCCAGGCTGCGGCCCGAAGGTCGGAACTGGAATCGGACGTGCTCGATGACCCGTTGCGCGGCGGATCGGAACCGTGCGAGCTCGGCCTTCTCCGTCAGTTTCTTCTCCTCCGCATCGATCAGCGCCTCGACGCGCCGCTCCAACGGGATCTCTGCCAGCCGTTGAGGCGTGATGTCCACGTACAGGGAGAGCACGCCCGGGGCCGACAGATGTATCTCCTGCAAAGGCTGCAATGCCTCTGGGGTTACGAAATCGTATCCTCGTTCATCATCGCCGAATAAGGTGAACACGCCTTCTTGCTCCCACAGATCTACGCTCATCATGCTCCCTCTCTTCCCTACGATCTGATCTGAAGATCGTGTATCTCGTGTGGTGGAAATTTCGCGAAACAGCCCATATGTCGCGAAGCTGTTCTCATGTATCTTGAAACCGGCCTAGGCCGGTTGAGCGATATCCTCCTCCTCGAGGCGGTGCACGCCCATCGCCTCCAGACGCTCCGCTAGCTCGCTGCCGTCCATGACCTCCTTTTCCAGCAGCTCCTGGGCCAGCGTGAGCAAGGCCTCTTTGTGTCGCTGGAGCAGCTCCCGGGCCCGACCGTAATTCTCGTCCACGATGCGACGGATCTCCGCGTCGATCTGTTGGGCGGTCTCCTCGCTGTAAGGCGAATGGGGCACTCCCTGGCGTTCGTCCCCCAGGAATCCCTCCGGCGTCGCCTCCAGGGCGATGGGGCCTAGCGTGTCGCTCATGCCGAACTGCGTCACCATGCGGCGGGCCAGCTCCGTCGCCCTTTGCAGGTCATCGGCGGGCCCTGTGCTCACCTGGCCGAAGACGATCTCCTCGGCCGCGCGGCCTCCCAGCACCACCGTCATCCGATCTCGTAGCTCGGCCTCGGTCAGCAGATAGCGGTCCTCCAGGGGGACCTGGATGGTCACGCCCAGCGCGGCCGCGCCGCGGGGCACGATGCTGACCTTATGCACCGGGTCCGCGTGCGGCAGGAGCATGCCCAGCAGGGCGTGGCCCATCTCATGGTGGGCCACGATAGCACGCTCGCGCTCGTTCAGCGCCCGGTTCTTGCGCTCCAGGCCGGCCATCACCCGGTCGATGGCCTCATCCAGGTCGTCCATGGTGACCTGCTGGCGGCCGCGCCGCACGGCCAGCAGGGCGGCCTCGTTCACCACGTTGGCCAGCTCCGCCCCGGCGAACCCGGGCGTGCGGGCGGCGATCACGCGCAGGTCCACGTCGGGTGCCAGCTTGACCTTCCGGGTGTGTACGCGCAGGATCGCCTCGCGGCCGTTGAGGTCCGGCTTATCCACGACGATCTGACGATCGAATCGGCCGGGGCGCAGCAACGCCGGATCCAGCACATCCGGCCTGTTGGTGGCGGCCATGATGATGACCCCGGCCGAGCTGTCGAACCCGTCCATCTCCACCAGGAGCTGGTTCAGCGTCTGTTCTCGCTCCTCGTTGCTGACCGGGGACCGCCCGCCGGCCCGGCTGCGCCCGATCGTGTCGATCTCGTCGATGAAGACGATGCAGGGCGCCTTCTCGCGAGCCTGCCGGAAGAGGTCGCGCACCCGGGCGGCGCCCACGCCTACGAACATCTCCACGAAATCGGCGCCGGAGATGCTGAAGAACGGCACGCCGGCCTCTCCCGCCGTGGCGCGGGCCAGCAGCGTCTTTCCCGTCCCGGGCGGTCCCACCAGCAGCACCCCCTTGGGGATCCGAGCGCCCACGGCGGTATACTTCTCCGGGTGTTTCAGGAAGTCCACGACCTCACGCAGCTCCTCGACCGCCTCGTCCACGCCCGCGACGTCCTTGAACGTCACCTTGACGTCGCTTTCGTCCCAGATCTTGGCGCGGCTGCGGCCGAAGCTCAGCGCCTGGGTCGCCCCGGGAAGGCGCTGGACGCTCCATCCCCAGAATCCGAGCAGCAACAGGAGGGGCAGACCCCAGCTGAGCACGACGCTCCAGAAGGGGCTCGGCGGGACGCCCGTGAACTCGGCGCCGATCTCATGCAGGCGATCCACGATCTCCGCGTCGTCCACGCCCGGGACTCGATTGGCGCGGAAGCTCTGGGCCTGTTCCCCCTCGCCCTCCGTCCAGGTGATCTCGTCCACGCCGATGGCGGCTCGGGTGACCGTCCCTTTGCTCAGCGCGTCCAGGAAACGGCTGTAGGGCGCTGGCTGGGGACGGAAGGGGGCGAGGAACCACAGGTTGATCGCCAGCAGGATCATCGTAGAGATGATCAGGTAGGCCACGCTGTACCAGATCTGTCGCCGCCGGGTGTGGCGACCGTGGTCCTTTCCATTCATGCGCTTTTCACCTCCCCTGGCTCGCACTACGTTTGCAGGCGGGCCAGCTCCTCCGGCGCGACGCGCAGGCGATTATCCACATCGCGCACGCCGGGCACGTGGGTCACCACGTCGTCGGCGATGTCCCACTCCTCCTGGCTGGCGACGTACCCGGTCAGCACGATATGGCCGAGGTACGCGGACACCTGGACGCCAGGGAAGTCATGAACGGTGCGCGGGTCCTCGGCCAGGGCACGAGCGGCGGCCGGGACCAGCTCGTCGTCGCAGTAGAGTTGGTTGCGGACCTCTCGTACGCCCTCGACCTCCGCCGCGATTTGGGCGGCCATTTTCTTGTGGGAGAGGGCACGTACCCAGCCGGTGAGCGTGACGACGCCATCCTTCACCTCGATGCCAACCGGCGCCCCCACCTCGCGAATGGGGTTGAATCGATATAGCCGATCACGCACGTCAGCCAGGATCTCCTGATCGCGCTCCGAGTGGGCGATTTCTGGTTGACCGAACACGGCTTCCCTCCTTTTCAGGGTCTTATGGTTGCTGTAGTTGTTGCCATTGCTGAGGGGGGATGCGCACGGCTGGCAGCAGCTCGTCAAGGCGATCCGGCTTCACCTCCAGGGCGTTGATCACCGAGATCACCCCCTCCTGCTGTCGGGCGATCTCCTCGGCCGCCCGGCGGACCTCAGCCGAGCTGACCTCGCCTGACAGCGTGACCACGCCATGGTCGCTGGTGACCTCGATCACCGCCAAACGCGTGCGGGGGTCCGCCTCCAGCGCCGCGATCACGCGGGCGACCACGCCGGTGTCCGTCGTGATGGCGTTCTCCACATCCACCACGCCTTCGACGCTGCGGGCGATGGTCTCCGCGTGGCGCTTGGCGGCGATGTCCGCCACCTGGCCGGACAGGCGAACCAGGCCGTCCTCCAGCGTCGCCTTCACCCGGCTCAGGTCGAACTCCTTGGCCGCGGCCAAACGCTCGCGCACCTCTTCCAGGATGTCCACGTCCGAACGCTGGGTATGCTGAGCCAGCTTCTCCAGCTCCTCACGCGTGGCTTTGATGTAGATCCCCTCGTCGCTGATGGAGCGGACCATCTCGATGGGAACCACCAGCCGGCGAGGGAAGATCCCCTTGCGCAGGACCAGGTGGGTGATCTCCCCCGTCTCCTTGTTCACCAACAGGTGATCGATGTGCCCGATGGTCCCCTCCGCATTATACACGCGCGTTCCCCGGCCGATGACGGTCTCGTTGGGGTCGATGCCCTTCTGTACGCGCTGTCGCATCATCGGCCGAATCTCGGTGGTGAGAGGGGGCACGCCGTATCCGTAACGCAGATACCAGTGCAGGACGTCCTCGCTGCGATAGCCGGGGCCGGGCTTCCAATCCGGCGCGGGTACGACGAATTCTTCTTCTCGATATTCGGGGTAGTTGGCCAGCTCTCGGCTGGTGATGCGCAGGCGGATCGCCTCTTCATCGGCGCTCTCCACCACGTCCGTCGGGATCACGCGGTCCTTCTTTTGCAGGAATCCCTTCTCCACTATCAGGTCCGTCACGCGCCGGGTGTGGGGATCCACGACGACCTTCACCAGCCGCCCCGCGCGTCCATCCACGCAGTACACATCTGCTCCGATCTTGAACATGATTCCCTCCTCATTGTGTGCCTAATCCGGATGGACTTCCTCGCCTCCTTCGCCGGGCCGTCTCGTCTGCCGCTCATCGCGATGGCGCGTGGGCGAGGGAGGCATGGTCGATCACAAACATCATTATGCGCGCCGTATATAAGAGACACATGTGCTCAACATAAGCATTCCGTTAGAGCGGTTGTGCAACGTGTCCAAGTTAGCGTCGCGAAGTTTGAACAGTTCACCCATGGTCCTCCTCTCCCATATCCGTTATCCTTGGGGGCGTAAGCTGCCCAAGCTTTCGGACGCCATAACCTGAGGAGGAGGCTATGACGGGAGAGATCAATGCGGCCGACGTCGCTTGGATCCTCATGTCGGCTGCGCTGGTAATGCTCATGACGCCGGCTTTGGGTTTCTTCTACGGCGGGCTGGTCCGACGCAAGAATGTTCTGGCGACGATCATGCACAGCTTCTTCATGTTGGCGCTGATCAGCGTCCAGTGGGTGTTGTGGGGATATAGCCTGGCCTTCGGCCCAGATCTGGGAGGGGTCATCGGCAGCCTGCGATGGATCGGACTGAACGGTGTCGGTCTGGAGCCCAGCCCGGACTACGCGAGCTCCGTTCCCCACCTGGCGTTCATGATCTACCAGGGGATGTTCGCCGTCATCACTCCGGCCCTGATTACGGGAGCGTTCGCCGAGCGGAAGCGGTTTAAAGCGTTCGCCATCTTCAGCCTGCTCTGGGCGACCCTGGTGTACGATCCGGTGGCCCACTGGGTGTGGGGTGTGGGTGGATGGCTGGGGCGCCTGGGGGCGATGGACTTCGCTGGCGGCACCGTGGTTCACATCACCTCCGGCATGTCGGCGCTGGTAGCGGCCATCTTCCTGGGCCGCCGGTTGGGGTTCGGTCGCGAGCCCATGAAACCCCACGATGTGACCATGACGTTGCTCGGGGCCGGGTTGCTGTGGTTTGGATGGTTTGGCTTCAACGCCGGTAGCGCCCTGTCTTCGGGGGCGTTGGCGGTGAACGCCTTTGTGGTCACGAATACGGCCGCCGCAATGGCCGCGTTGACGTGGATGACGCTGAGCTGGATCCATCAGCATCAGCCCAGCGTGTTGGGTTCTGCAGCGGGCGCCGTCGCCGGGTTGGTCGCCATTACGCCAGCCGCCGGTTTCGTGGGCGTGCCAGCGTCCCTGCTGATCGGCCTGGGTGCTGGATTCCTCTGCTACTGGGCCGTTCAGCTAAAGGAGAAGTGGGGCATAGACGACTCCCTGGACGTGTGGGGTGTGCATGGTGTGGGCGGCGTGTGGGGCGCGCTGGCGACAGGCATCTTCGCCTCCACGGCGATCAACCCCGACGGGGCCAACGGGCTGCTGTTCGGCAACCCGGGTCAGCTTCTCGTTCAGCTGGTTGCCGTGGTCATCGTCTCCCTGTACTCCATGGGCGTGACCTGGGTGATCCTCAAGGCTCTGGACAAGACGATCGGATTGCGTGTGGGCGAGGAGGAGGAGCTTTCCGGCCTGGATGTCACCCAGCACGGAGAGGTAGCCTACCAGTTATAATCCGGCTGCATATGCACTGGCCAAACATCATCGAATACTGAAGGAGGTTCACATGTCACCGTTGATCATTCTCGATCTGGTCGTTTTCGTAGCGTTGGTCGTCACATGGGCGCTCATGCCTTCACGGGCCTCCATGTAGATCGGTTTCCTCTATTGGGCTGTGCCCACACGCTGCGGGGGACATGAGGCGTCAGGGGGTATCCTCTGGCGTCTCATGCATTTCCGCCCCTGTGCGGGCCTTCCCCAGCCGTCGACTGAGCAGGAGCTTGAACCCGCGGGTTCGCGCGACGACCTCGCATCGACCGAACTCTCGCTCCATGATCCGTTCATAGGGGATGAACTGGTTGCAGACCAGGTAGAATCTTCCGCCGCGCTTGAGCCGGGGGCGCGCCTGCTGGATGAAGCGGTGCGCCACGCTGTAGTCGATCTCCCGCCCCGCGTGGAAGGGCGGGTTCGTGGCGATCACATCGCACTGCACGTCGCCGATGGCGGCCGGCCCATCGCCCAGGATCACCTCGGCGTTGCTCAACCGGTTGTGCGCCACGCTGCGCCGTGCGGCCTCCACGGCGATGATGTTGCTGTCCACCAGGTAGACATGCCCTCGCGGCGCCCTCAGCGCTGCGACCACCCCGATGACCCCGTATCCGCACCCCACGTCCAGCACCACATCTTCCGGCCCCACCTTGAAGTTCTCCAACAACAGGCGGGTGGCCGCGTCAAGGCGATCCCATGAGAAGATGCCGGGCTTGGAGATCATCTCCAGTTGTTGATCCCCGAACTCCACGACGATGGGGCGGTACCGGAAGTAATCCTCGTCAGGCTCTGCCGGGGGTCCCTCGCCTCGCACGGCCAGCGCCGCCCGGTAGCCCTTTTCGATCTCCAGCGTTTCCGCGCGGCCGAATAGGGCCGCGGCCCGTTTGATCCACGTTCGGATCCCACCCGCCTTGGGGCCGGCGAAGTAGAAGCGCCCTCCTGGACGCAGCAGCCGATGGGCGTCCACCAGGAATTGCATCACCACACGCTTGCCGGCGTTCACTGGCAGGTTGCTGAGCACCACATCATAGCGTTGGTCCGCCACGGCCTGGGCGCAGTCGCTGACCAGCACCCGGGCGTTGGTCACGCCGTTGAGCGCCAGGTTGGCCTCGGCCAGCCGGGTGGCCACCACGTTGCAGTCCACCAGATCGACGTGGCCTTCGGGGCCGGTCAGCCGGGCGGCCACCAGTCCCAGCACGCCGTAGCCGCATCCCAGATCCAGAACC from the Chloroflexota bacterium genome contains:
- a CDS encoding class I SAM-dependent methyltransferase: MTPRPRGGRERPPRATPSLPADWDTAELEVETHGLTFELHTQVGVFSWERLDTGARILLDVMEIHPGERVLDLGCGYGVLGLVAARLTGPEGHVDLVDCNVVATRLAEANLALNGVTNARVLVSDCAQAVADQRYDVVLSNLPVNAGKRVVMQFLVDAHRLLRPGGRFYFAGPKAGGIRTWIKRAAALFGRAETLEIEKGYRAALAVRGEGPPAEPDEDYFRYRPIVVEFGDQQLEMISKPGIFSWDRLDAATRLLLENFKVGPEDVVLDVGCGYGVIGVVAALRAPRGHVYLVDSNIIAVEAARRSVAHNRLSNAEVILGDGPAAIGDVQCDVIATNPPFHAGREIDYSVAHRFIQQARPRLKRGGRFYLVCNQFIPYERIMEREFGRCEVVARTRGFKLLLSRRLGKARTGAEMHETPEDTP